One region of Chryseobacterium sp. C-71 genomic DNA includes:
- the hemC gene encoding hydroxymethylbilane synthase, which produces MKSIRIGTRNSALALWQAREVARHLQNNNYLTEITPIVSSGDKNLNQPLYSLGITGVFTRDLDVALLNDEIDIAVHSLKDVPTQLPHNIELIAHLERDYPQDVLIRRKSSQDKEFHELKLATSSLRRRAFWSKHYPDTQFFDIRGNIQTRLQKLEEQDFDATILSLAGIKRMKMDINYEMLPVMIPAASQGVITIAGHSEKPEINEILKSINHKQTQICVEMERNFLSTLEGGCTAPIGAFAEKIGNQIRFKGALCSLDGKNYIAIDESFEYNEEENFGEKFANIVLENGGRELMAEIKSQL; this is translated from the coding sequence ATGAAAAGCATTAGGATAGGAACCAGAAATTCGGCACTTGCTCTTTGGCAGGCAAGAGAAGTAGCCAGGCATTTACAAAACAATAATTACCTTACGGAGATCACTCCCATCGTTTCTTCGGGAGATAAAAACCTGAATCAACCCCTATATTCTTTAGGAATAACAGGCGTTTTTACAAGAGATTTGGATGTTGCTTTGTTAAATGACGAAATTGACATTGCCGTACACTCCCTGAAAGATGTACCCACGCAACTTCCACACAACATTGAACTGATTGCCCATCTTGAAAGAGATTACCCACAGGACGTTTTAATCAGAAGAAAATCTTCGCAAGACAAAGAATTTCACGAGCTGAAACTGGCGACAAGTAGCTTGAGAAGACGTGCTTTTTGGTCAAAACATTATCCCGACACTCAGTTTTTTGATATCAGAGGAAATATCCAGACGAGATTACAAAAACTGGAAGAACAGGATTTCGACGCCACCATTTTATCTCTAGCCGGAATCAAAAGAATGAAAATGGACATCAATTACGAGATGCTTCCAGTAATGATTCCTGCCGCTTCGCAAGGTGTGATTACAATTGCCGGACATTCTGAAAAACCGGAAATCAACGAGATTTTAAAATCAATCAATCACAAGCAAACCCAAATCTGTGTAGAAATGGAAAGAAATTTCCTGAGTACACTTGAAGGCGGTTGTACCGCTCCAATTGGTGCTTTTGCGGAAAAAATTGGAAATCAAATTCGTTTTAAAGGAGCGCTTTGTTCGCTTGACGGAAAAAACTATATCGCCATTGACGAAAGTTTTGAATATAATGAAGAAGAAAATTTCGGTGAAAAATTTGCTAACATCGTATTAGAAAACGGCGGAAGAGAATTGATGGCAGAGATTAAAAGTCAGCTGTAA
- the hemA gene encoding glutamyl-tRNA reductase, which yields MIQYSNIHQTTNFAVLSVSYEKADVETRGKFAFFDENIKNFVTRIHDENLGDAFVVSTCNRTEIYTTTSNYLFVAEEYCKTIGVNLSDFLPFANILTKEEALKHLFRVAAGLESQIIGDFEIIGQIKKAYARFKKERQNSNPYLERSINSAIQISKRIKNETAISNGAASVSYAAVHYILNNQKKLNEKNILLLGVGEIGQNTVENLVKHIYQPKIKIANRTQETAAKISEKYNIPNIDYTDFDKEIENTDILIVATGAKTPIINKSHFQNGRETLVIDLSIPHNVDKSVSELSHVTLIDVDELSKQIQETIQQREKEIPKAEKIIKEMTKDFLEWEKKRKLAPNIHHFKAVLKNMERNEMHNFYRKNKYININDMELSEKMIQKITNRFAKYIIDNPLKAEEISKLMHEILVEQPNNEFNEKH from the coding sequence ATGATACAGTATTCTAACATACATCAGACGACAAATTTCGCTGTACTTTCAGTGAGTTATGAGAAGGCAGATGTAGAAACAAGGGGCAAATTTGCATTCTTCGACGAAAATATAAAAAACTTTGTCACCCGTATTCACGACGAAAATCTCGGCGACGCTTTTGTGGTATCCACCTGCAACAGAACCGAGATCTATACTACGACATCCAACTATCTTTTTGTAGCTGAAGAGTATTGCAAAACGATTGGCGTCAACCTTTCAGACTTCCTGCCTTTTGCCAATATTTTAACAAAAGAAGAAGCGCTGAAACATTTGTTCAGAGTGGCAGCCGGTTTGGAGAGTCAAATCATTGGTGATTTTGAAATTATCGGACAAATCAAGAAGGCATACGCCCGTTTTAAGAAAGAAAGACAGAACTCGAATCCTTATTTGGAACGATCGATCAACTCTGCGATTCAGATTTCTAAAAGAATTAAAAACGAGACGGCAATTTCCAACGGTGCGGCTTCGGTTTCATACGCCGCAGTACATTATATTTTAAACAATCAAAAAAAACTGAACGAAAAAAACATCTTGCTTCTCGGAGTGGGTGAAATCGGACAGAACACGGTTGAAAATTTGGTAAAACATATTTATCAGCCTAAAATTAAAATAGCCAACAGAACTCAGGAAACTGCGGCAAAAATTTCCGAGAAATACAATATTCCTAATATTGATTACACTGATTTTGATAAAGAAATTGAGAATACCGATATTTTGATTGTAGCCACTGGTGCAAAAACCCCCATCATCAACAAATCTCATTTTCAAAACGGAAGAGAAACTTTGGTGATTGATCTTTCGATCCCGCATAATGTTGATAAAAGCGTTTCAGAACTCAGTCATGTTACTTTGATTGACGTTGATGAGCTCTCGAAACAAATTCAGGAAACTATACAGCAGAGAGAAAAAGAAATCCCAAAAGCTGAAAAAATCATCAAGGAAATGACTAAAGACTTCCTGGAATGGGAGAAAAAGAGAAAACTGGCACCAAACATTCATCATTTCAAAGCGGTCTTGAAAAACATGGAGCGCAACGAAATGCACAATTTCTACAGAAAAAATAAGTACATCAATATCAACGACATGGAGCTTTCTGAGAAAATGATTCAGAAAATTACCAACCGTTTTGCAAAATATATCATCGATAACCCTCTTAAAGCCGAAGAAATTAGTAAATTAATGCACGAAATATTAGTTGAACAACCCAATAACGAATTCAATGAAAAGCATTAG
- a CDS encoding rod shape-determining protein, producing the protein MSIFDMFTQDIAIDLGTANTLIIHNNKIVIDQPSIVAIERSTGKPIAVGEQAKHMQGKTHEDIKTIRPLKDGVIADFHASEHMIKEFIKKIPGIKGRFIQPALRIVICIPSGITEVEKRAVRDSAQKVNAKDVRLIYEPMAAAIGVGIDVQKPEGNMIIDIGGGTTEIAVVALGGIVCDKSVKIAGDVFTNDIAYFLRTHHNLYIGERTAERVKIEVGSAVEDLDVDIEDIPVQGRDLITGKPKEIMVGYKEIARALDKSIIRIEDAVMETLSLTPPELSADIYKTGIYLAGGGALLRGLADRLHKKTGLPVFVAEDPLRAVVRGTGIALKNMDKFNFLIK; encoded by the coding sequence ATGAGTATATTCGATATGTTTACGCAAGACATTGCGATAGACCTTGGAACTGCCAACACGCTTATCATCCACAATAACAAGATTGTTATAGATCAGCCATCAATTGTTGCAATTGAGCGTTCTACAGGTAAGCCAATCGCAGTAGGTGAGCAGGCGAAACATATGCAGGGTAAAACTCATGAGGATATCAAAACAATTCGTCCGTTGAAAGATGGTGTCATTGCAGATTTCCATGCTTCTGAGCACATGATCAAGGAGTTTATCAAGAAAATTCCTGGGATTAAAGGAAGATTTATTCAGCCTGCTTTAAGAATTGTAATCTGTATTCCATCAGGAATTACAGAAGTTGAAAAGAGAGCGGTAAGAGATTCTGCTCAAAAAGTAAACGCTAAAGATGTAAGGTTAATCTATGAGCCAATGGCAGCTGCAATAGGAGTTGGTATTGATGTTCAGAAACCTGAAGGAAATATGATCATCGACATAGGTGGTGGTACTACAGAAATTGCTGTCGTTGCTTTGGGAGGTATTGTTTGTGATAAATCTGTTAAAATTGCAGGTGATGTATTTACAAATGATATTGCTTATTTCCTGAGAACACACCATAACCTTTACATTGGTGAGAGAACTGCTGAAAGAGTTAAAATTGAAGTAGGTTCTGCTGTTGAAGATCTTGATGTGGATATTGAAGATATTCCAGTACAAGGTAGAGACTTGATTACTGGTAAACCAAAAGAAATTATGGTTGGCTACAAAGAAATCGCTCGTGCTTTGGATAAATCGATCATCAGAATTGAAGATGCAGTAATGGAAACACTTTCTCTTACACCTCCGGAATTGTCAGCTGATATTTACAAAACAGGTATTTATCTTGCTGGTGGTGGTGCTTTGTTGAGAGGCTTGGCAGACAGACTTCACAAGAAAACAGGTCTTCCGGTTTTTGTAGCTGAAGATCCTTTGAGAGCCGTTGTACGTGGTACAGGTATCGCACTTAAGAATATGGATAAATTCAATTTCTTAATTAAATAA
- the mreC gene encoding rod shape-determining protein MreC — MGFLLRLFSKNALLVFFIFLQIIALVLIFSKNAMQQSWLAGQTAAFNSWVSGYIDEGVSYLKLKQTNEDLVAQNKALMLELYGKQGAKNPLFRKVHDTLGGGQIYTFVDGEIVFNSINRRNNYFTINRGRRDGVLPQMGVMAPKGIAGIVINSTDSYALVQSVLSVNKIRINAALKKSGYFGTLTWRGDNSRVMHLSDVPKYVSLKIGDTIVTDGKSAIFPKGIMIGTVAGYTVDNQTGFWDISVELSEKMGALNKVFVVKNLKKAEVQKISDTMQAVIKKEND, encoded by the coding sequence ATGGGATTTTTGCTGAGATTATTTTCAAAGAATGCTCTTCTTGTCTTCTTTATTTTCCTGCAAATCATTGCTCTTGTTCTGATATTCTCTAAAAACGCGATGCAACAATCCTGGCTTGCGGGTCAGACGGCTGCGTTCAATTCATGGGTTTCGGGATATATCGATGAAGGAGTTTCTTATTTAAAACTAAAACAAACCAACGAAGATCTTGTTGCTCAAAACAAAGCCTTGATGCTTGAGCTTTACGGAAAACAAGGAGCGAAAAATCCTCTATTCAGAAAAGTACATGATACTTTGGGTGGCGGACAAATCTATACTTTCGTTGACGGTGAAATTGTTTTCAACAGTATCAACCGACGAAACAACTACTTTACCATCAACCGTGGTAGACGTGATGGAGTTCTTCCTCAGATGGGCGTCATGGCGCCAAAAGGAATTGCCGGAATTGTCATCAATTCTACAGACAGTTATGCTTTGGTGCAGTCTGTATTAAGTGTCAATAAAATCAGAATCAATGCGGCTCTTAAAAAATCCGGGTATTTCGGTACCTTGACCTGGAGAGGAGACAATTCAAGAGTGATGCACTTATCTGATGTTCCTAAATACGTTTCCCTGAAAATTGGCGATACCATTGTAACAGACGGTAAATCAGCAATTTTCCCTAAAGGAATTATGATTGGTACTGTCGCAGGATATACAGTAGATAATCAAACAGGATTTTGGGATATTTCTGTGGAGTTGAGCGAAAAAATGGGTGCTTTGAATAAAGTTTTCGTTGTTAAAAACCTTAAGAAAGCTGAGGTTCAGAAAATCAGCGACACGATGCAGGCCGTAATAAAAAAAGAAAATGATTAG
- a CDS encoding rod shape-determining protein MreD: protein MISRTLFTDLLIMIFLVALQIFVLNRITLFGKYTPVLYPVFVMFYPFFRNKFQFLALSFLIGLAIDAFLYSWGINALAMTVVAYFRTLIFRTSTDTSTDFFSFQSLQWTQFLLFLFSSIFLHQLLVQYIEFFKFTRIFEILLNVLVTSVISFIFIIIYALIFKIKQKV, encoded by the coding sequence ATGATTAGCAGAACGTTATTTACAGATCTTTTGATCATGATTTTTCTGGTTGCATTACAGATATTTGTTTTGAACAGGATTACGCTGTTCGGAAAGTACACGCCGGTTTTGTATCCGGTTTTTGTGATGTTTTATCCTTTTTTTAGAAATAAATTTCAGTTTTTAGCTTTAAGTTTTTTAATTGGGTTGGCGATTGATGCTTTCCTCTATTCTTGGGGAATCAATGCTTTGGCGATGACTGTTGTAGCTTATTTCAGAACTTTAATCTTCAGAACTTCTACAGATACTTCTACCGATTTCTTCTCATTTCAGTCTTTGCAATGGACTCAGTTTTTGCTGTTCCTTTTTTCAAGTATATTTTTACATCAGCTTTTGGTACAGTATATTGAGTTTTTTAAATTCACCAGAATTTTTGAAATCTTACTTAATGTGTTGGTAACTAGTGTAATTTCTTTTATATTTATCATTATTTACGCATTAATCTTTAAAATCAAACAGAAAGTTTGA
- a CDS encoding penicillin-binding protein 2, with protein MNTRHIKILTVLIVLALIFVARLSYLQLFTDRYALNAANTSIKTEYIIPQRGVIFDRNGKIMVGNQPAYEISFTQALMKPDFDTLSFCSLMKIDKRDFIKRINVIKKEKYYSKLTPMTFIKDLSREEIARVQEIIFKYPAFSIVQRPQRQYEVSTSGNLLGYTSEVNDREIKKDSTYYLPGDLIGKTGIEKSYEKELRGVKGIKYIQKDIKLRNVGPYKNGSLDRDVITGKDITLTIDYDLQRMAEEMLVDKHGAVVAIDPNNGEVLVAATGPDIDPNLFTGPNKSKNLYALSKDTIYENKPTFDRSLQAGYPPGSTFKLLTALAAMQMGVMDEKTIFPCGGGFYYKGKRIKGHGGADPLIPSIQVSSNCFFTYAFIAIIKKYPGNPSKGVDEWKKIMSSFGVGEFLNNDFAVGAKGRIPSGDFYERRFKAIIKANGSKKDDYKNWDEMSTGAIYNGMGQGDVMVTPLQLANYVSAIANRGWYYTPHIVKSIDGKPNPDPRFKKRHQTLVDPKHFEPVLKGMEAVVLRGTARGLMSKDFTQLAKTGTAQVPQGKDNSIFVLIAPADKPKIVVVAVMEHAGFGATWAGPACTVIAEKYITGDLKREHLYKKMITSSFMPEYKRQWIADLKRKGLYKEPKPDSLKLKRIQDSLNLVKKAKEKLNAKKVEPKKTAKP; from the coding sequence TTGAACACACGCCATATAAAAATCTTAACTGTTCTCATTGTTCTTGCTCTCATTTTTGTGGCAAGACTTTCTTATTTACAGTTGTTTACAGATCGGTATGCATTAAATGCTGCCAACACTTCCATCAAAACCGAATATATTATTCCTCAACGTGGAGTTATTTTTGACCGAAACGGTAAGATCATGGTGGGGAATCAGCCTGCTTACGAGATTTCTTTCACTCAGGCATTGATGAAGCCAGATTTTGATACCCTGTCTTTCTGCAGTTTAATGAAAATTGATAAAAGAGATTTTATTAAAAGAATTAATGTCATCAAAAAAGAAAAATATTATTCTAAACTGACTCCGATGACTTTCATCAAAGACCTCAGCAGAGAGGAAATTGCGAGAGTTCAGGAGATTATATTTAAATATCCCGCTTTCAGTATCGTTCAGCGTCCGCAAAGACAGTATGAAGTTTCTACTTCTGGAAACCTTTTGGGATATACCAGTGAAGTCAACGACAGAGAAATCAAAAAAGATTCTACTTATTATCTTCCAGGCGACCTCATCGGAAAAACAGGAATCGAAAAATCTTATGAAAAAGAACTTCGAGGAGTAAAAGGGATTAAATATATTCAGAAAGATATCAAGCTTAGAAACGTTGGTCCTTACAAAAATGGTTCTTTAGATCGGGACGTTATAACGGGAAAAGATATTACGCTGACAATCGATTACGATTTGCAAAGAATGGCAGAGGAAATGCTGGTAGATAAACATGGTGCTGTAGTTGCAATTGATCCTAATAACGGGGAAGTTTTGGTTGCTGCAACTGGTCCTGATATTGATCCTAATCTCTTCACTGGTCCGAATAAGTCTAAAAATCTTTACGCACTTTCAAAAGATACCATTTACGAAAACAAGCCTACATTCGATAGGTCGTTGCAGGCGGGTTATCCACCAGGTTCAACTTTTAAATTGCTGACAGCTTTAGCGGCAATGCAAATGGGCGTGATGGATGAGAAAACTATTTTCCCTTGTGGTGGTGGGTTTTATTATAAAGGAAAAAGAATAAAAGGTCACGGCGGAGCAGATCCGTTGATTCCTTCAATTCAGGTTTCAAGTAACTGTTTCTTTACCTATGCATTTATTGCAATTATTAAAAAATATCCTGGAAATCCTTCAAAAGGTGTTGACGAGTGGAAAAAAATCATGAGCAGCTTTGGCGTTGGAGAGTTTTTAAATAATGATTTTGCGGTAGGTGCAAAAGGCAGAATTCCTTCAGGGGATTTTTATGAAAGAAGATTTAAAGCCATTATTAAAGCAAACGGTTCTAAGAAAGACGATTATAAAAATTGGGACGAAATGTCTACCGGAGCCATCTATAACGGAATGGGGCAAGGTGATGTAATGGTAACGCCTCTTCAGTTGGCAAACTATGTTTCTGCAATTGCCAATCGCGGCTGGTATTACACGCCTCATATCGTAAAATCAATCGATGGGAAACCAAATCCTGATCCTCGATTTAAAAAAAGACACCAGACTTTAGTTGATCCAAAACATTTTGAACCTGTCCTTAAAGGTATGGAAGCAGTAGTTTTGCGAGGAACGGCGAGAGGCTTAATGTCTAAAGATTTTACTCAATTGGCCAAAACCGGAACAGCGCAGGTTCCTCAGGGAAAAGATAATTCGATTTTTGTTTTGATTGCTCCTGCAGATAAACCAAAAATTGTAGTAGTTGCTGTAATGGAACATGCAGGATTTGGTGCTACTTGGGCGGGGCCAGCTTGTACGGTAATTGCCGAAAAATATATTACCGGAGATCTTAAACGTGAACATCTCTACAAAAAAATGATTACTTCGAGCTTCATGCCCGAATATAAAAGACAGTGGATTGCTGATCTCAAAAGAAAAGGCCTTTACAAAGAGCCTAAGCCCGATTCTCTTAAACTTAAGAGAATACAAGACAGCTTAAATCTTGTCAAAAAAGCAAAAGAAAAACTGAACGCTAAGAAAGTTGAACCTAAAAAAACCGCCAAACCATGA
- the rodA gene encoding rod shape-determining protein RodA, with protein MKWTEGIDKLGIGLYLLLCIFAIANIYSVDEGLGKKQLLFFGISLFVGLIIFFSRSKFFENMSGIIYVGGVLMLVGLHIFGTEILGQKNWYKFGSFTMQPVEFSKIGVALMLANYVSGSEFNLKNRTSLIAVLAIIGIPAIVVLSIPDVGSLLVFTAFFIALYREGLSGKLFLIGGLFGVVFLLANYLNDPLQWSLWYFTGFIIFIGGLWFAFNAAFLRKNIYTLLPGVGIVLLLAALSFISPVIFEKLPKHQQERVEVLYKGEREFRDTSGYNLLYSKTAIGSGGFFGKGFREGSVTQGKFVPEQETDYIFCTVGEEWGFLGSTILVLAYMVYIGRIYYLAEKQKSTFNRVFGYSFASILLMHFSINLGMVMGLFPTVGIPLPYFSYGGSSLLAFSMMTFIFFKLNYADKNSLV; from the coding sequence ATGAAGTGGACAGAAGGAATAGATAAATTGGGGATTGGCTTGTATCTCTTGCTTTGTATTTTTGCTATTGCCAACATTTACAGCGTAGATGAAGGTTTAGGTAAAAAACAACTTTTGTTTTTCGGTATTTCTCTGTTTGTTGGATTGATTATTTTCTTCAGCAGAAGCAAGTTTTTTGAAAATATGTCCGGGATTATTTATGTAGGAGGAGTTCTGATGCTTGTTGGTCTTCATATTTTCGGAACAGAAATTCTGGGTCAGAAGAATTGGTATAAATTCGGGAGTTTTACCATGCAACCAGTTGAATTTTCCAAGATTGGGGTGGCTTTGATGCTTGCTAATTATGTTTCAGGATCAGAATTTAATTTAAAAAATAGAACCTCATTAATAGCAGTTTTAGCAATCATAGGTATTCCTGCGATTGTAGTACTTTCAATTCCTGATGTTGGTTCCTTGTTGGTTTTTACGGCATTTTTTATTGCTTTGTATCGTGAAGGTCTTAGCGGAAAACTTTTTCTGATTGGAGGGCTTTTCGGAGTTGTTTTTCTTTTAGCTAATTATCTCAACGATCCTCTGCAATGGAGTTTATGGTATTTTACCGGATTTATTATTTTCATTGGCGGATTATGGTTTGCGTTTAACGCAGCTTTTCTCCGTAAAAATATATACACACTTTTACCGGGTGTCGGAATTGTTCTTCTTTTGGCAGCATTATCATTTATTTCGCCTGTCATTTTTGAAAAATTGCCTAAACACCAACAAGAAAGGGTAGAGGTTTTGTATAAAGGAGAGCGTGAATTCCGTGATACTTCAGGGTATAACTTATTGTATTCAAAAACAGCAATCGGTTCTGGTGGATTTTTTGGAAAAGGCTTCCGCGAAGGTTCTGTAACGCAAGGAAAATTTGTTCCGGAGCAGGAAACCGATTATATATTTTGTACAGTTGGTGAAGAATGGGGTTTTCTTGGAAGTACCATTTTGGTTCTTGCGTATATGGTATATATCGGACGAATCTATTATCTCGCAGAAAAGCAGAAATCGACCTTTAACAGGGTTTTTGGGTATTCATTTGCCTCAATCCTGTTGATGCACTTTTCGATCAATTTAGGCATGGTTATGGGTTTGTTTCCGACCGTTGGTATTCCGTTGCCATACTTCAGTTATGGTGGAAGTTCATTACTAGCCTTTTCGATGATGACTTTTATTTTCTTTAAATTGAATTATGCTGATAAAAACAGTTTGGTGTAA
- a CDS encoding pentapeptide repeat-containing protein codes for MNEAYVLDQNYTQLNFAESPLQIGEYENCTFQNCNFEYVDLSQFKFTNCEFTDCNLSMTKLSGAAFRDVFFKDCKMFGMHFDDCNEFGMSFKFEGCALNNSVFYKTSIKRTLFKNCKLIEVDFAEADLSNSVFSNCDFNGATFERTNLEKTDFRTSFNYTINPDSNKLKKTKFSLSEIHGLLRQLDIEIDKNN; via the coding sequence ATGAACGAAGCTTACGTTTTAGATCAAAATTATACTCAGTTAAATTTTGCTGAATCACCATTGCAGATTGGCGAATACGAAAACTGCACGTTTCAGAATTGCAATTTTGAATACGTTGATCTTTCCCAATTTAAATTTACCAACTGCGAATTCACAGACTGTAATTTAAGCATGACCAAACTTAGTGGAGCAGCCTTTCGTGATGTGTTTTTCAAAGACTGCAAAATGTTCGGGATGCATTTTGACGACTGTAACGAGTTTGGAATGTCTTTTAAATTTGAAGGATGCGCGTTGAATAATTCTGTTTTCTATAAAACTTCCATAAAAAGAACATTATTTAAAAATTGTAAGCTGATTGAAGTTGATTTTGCTGAAGCTGATCTGTCAAATTCAGTATTTTCAAACTGTGATTTCAACGGCGCCACATTCGAAAGAACTAATTTAGAAAAAACAGATTTTAGAACATCTTTCAATTACACCATCAATCCTGATTCAAACAAGCTAAAGAAGACCAAATTTTCACTTTCTGAAATTCACGGGCTCTTACGTCAACTCGATATAGAAATCGATAAAAACAACTGA
- a CDS encoding C40 family peptidase — protein MKKRVLFYLVAFVSTISLQSCVTNYVVSKPATYTKEYKTDAKLVALDTKIENDKKLLINSFISEKAVAISNAKNSLKNSEIAKAIKHNKTIDNILTEASTYLGTPYRYGGTTRNGIDCSAFVLSVFGAAAGLTLPRVAASQSQEGEAIDKENLQKGDLIFFSHGRRISHVGIVEDVTEEGEVKFIHAATSKGVMISSLNDSYWGPKFRFAKRVINENGESYNNLASTSF, from the coding sequence ATGAAGAAAAGAGTTTTGTTTTATTTAGTTGCTTTCGTTTCAACAATATCACTACAATCATGCGTTACGAATTACGTAGTTTCAAAACCGGCAACCTACACTAAAGAGTACAAAACAGATGCCAAACTAGTTGCTTTAGACACTAAGATAGAGAATGATAAGAAGTTGTTAATCAACTCTTTTATATCTGAAAAAGCAGTAGCCATCTCAAACGCAAAAAATTCTTTAAAAAATTCTGAAATCGCAAAAGCGATTAAACACAATAAGACTATTGATAATATCCTAACGGAAGCTTCAACATACTTAGGAACTCCTTACAGATACGGAGGAACTACAAGAAACGGAATCGACTGTTCAGCATTTGTGTTATCAGTATTCGGAGCAGCAGCAGGACTTACTTTACCAAGAGTTGCAGCATCTCAGTCTCAGGAAGGAGAAGCTATCGATAAAGAAAACCTTCAGAAAGGTGATCTAATCTTCTTTTCTCACGGTAGAAGAATTTCTCACGTAGGAATTGTGGAAGATGTAACAGAAGAAGGTGAAGTGAAATTTATTCATGCAGCGACTTCAAAAGGAGTAATGATCTCTTCATTGAACGATTCTTATTGGGGACCAAAATTCAGGTTTGCCAAAAGAGTAATCAATGAGAACGGAGAAAGCTACAACAACTTAGCCTCTACTAGTTTTTAG